In Bacteroidota bacterium, the sequence CGCCGGGATCGCCAAGGTGCGCATCAACCCCGGCAACATCGGCAAGCCGGAGTGGGAGCGCGAGGTGCTGCTCGCGGCCAAGGAGAAGGGCATCCCGATCCGCATCGGCGTCAACGCGGGGTCGCTGGAGAAAGACATCCTCGACAAGTACGGCTTTCCGCAGCCGATGGCGCTCTTCGAGAGCGCGATGCGCCACGTCGAGGTGTGCGAGCGCGAGGGCTTCGAGGACATCGTGATCTCGGTGAAGCACTCGGACGTGTTCTTCATGATCCAGAGCTACCGTATCCTCGCCGAGCGCACGGACTATCCGTTGCACCTCGGCGTGACCGAGAGCGGCACCGTCAAGGCGGGCTCGATCAAGTCGGCTATCGGCATCGGTAGCCTACTCGCCGACGGCATCGGCGACACAATCCGCGTGAGCCTCGCCGCCGACTCCGAGCACGAGGTCGAGGTGGGGCACCTCATCCTCAAGAGCTTGCGCCTCGGCCGGCCTGGCGTCAACATCATCGCGTGTCCGACCTGTGGCCGTCTCGCGGGCGACCTGTTCTCGATCGTCAACGAAGTAGAGGAGGCTGTCGCCGAGCGGAAGTTCGACAAGGACCTCAGCGTGGCGCTCATGGGCTGCGCCGTCAACGGGCCAGGCGAGGCCGCCGGGGCCGACCTCGGCATCTCGCTCGGGCGCGGGCGCGCGCACCTCTTCAAGCACGGCGAGGTAGTTCGCACGGTCCCCGAGGACCAGATCGTGGAGACGGTCCTGGAAGCCATTGAGACATGGGACGAGGAGGCGGAGGCTGCGTCGTGACGCGGTGGGCCCTCGTGGGAGCGCTGCTGCTCGGCCTCGGTGCTCCGACGGTGGCGCAGGGCGTGGCGGTCAACTCCGTCCGGTTCTCGCCCGACGGGACGCAGCTTGTGACAGCCGCCTCGGACCGTACGCTGCGGGTCTACGACGCGGCCACGGGCGCCCTCGTACAGACGCTGCCAGGCCACGACGACTATGTGGTGCACGTCGCCTGGCTCGCCGACGGGCAGGGCCTCGCGAGCGCGAGCTACGACGGGACGGTCAAGCTCTGGGACCTCGCCACTGGTGAGCTGACGCGCACGCTGCGCGGACACACCGGCACGCTGTTCTACGTAGACGCCTCGCCCGACGGTACCCGCCTTGCGAGCACCGCCACCGAGGGCGAGCTGATCGTGTGGGACCTGACAACAGAGCCAGGCGCGCCCGACGAGATCGCCTGGCGCACGCAGGCGCACGACGAGGTGACGGCGGCGGCGCGCTTTTCGCCTGACGGCACGCGCCTCGTGACCGCCGGACGCGGTACGCTCCTGAAGCTCTGGGACGTCGCCACCAGCGAAGAAATAGTCTCGTGGTCGCCTGCGGGCTTGAGCTTCGTCACGGCTAGCATCGCACCGGATGGCCAGCGCGTAGCAGGGGCCGGCAGCAGCGGCGAGGTCGTCGTCTATGCTA encodes:
- the ispG gene encoding flavodoxin-dependent (E)-4-hydroxy-3-methylbut-2-enyl-diphosphate synthase, translated to MAATAPPPSSAAPSPDQPLRTVERPRRKSRAVFVGDVQVGGGAPIAVQSMTTGKTHDVENCLKEITRLADAGADIVRVAVPRPEDADALADLVQGSPVPLVADIHFNYKYALQAIDAGIAKVRINPGNIGKPEWEREVLLAAKEKGIPIRIGVNAGSLEKDILDKYGFPQPMALFESAMRHVEVCEREGFEDIVISVKHSDVFFMIQSYRILAERTDYPLHLGVTESGTVKAGSIKSAIGIGSLLADGIGDTIRVSLAADSEHEVEVGHLILKSLRLGRPGVNIIACPTCGRLAGDLFSIVNEVEEAVAERKFDKDLSVALMGCAVNGPGEAAGADLGISLGRGRAHLFKHGEVVRTVPEDQIVETVLEAIETWDEEAEAAS
- a CDS encoding WD40 repeat domain-containing protein, which gives rise to MTRWALVGALLLGLGAPTVAQGVAVNSVRFSPDGTQLVTAASDRTLRVYDAATGALVQTLPGHDDYVVHVAWLADGQGLASASYDGTVKLWDLATGELTRTLRGHTGTLFYVDASPDGTRLASTATEGELIVWDLTTEPGAPDEIAWRTQAHDEVTAAARFSPDGTRLVTAGRGTLLKLWDVATSEEIVSWSPAGLSFVTASIAPDGQRVAGAGSSGEVVVYATDRESPLATFDAGGFVNALVFIRGGTHIAAACGDGTLRLWSLETGDEVWRVRADADIAFFVDAAPDEQTLATVGQGTTIKLWEASSGERLRTIR